The following proteins are encoded in a genomic region of Neovison vison isolate M4711 chromosome 12, ASM_NN_V1, whole genome shotgun sequence:
- the LOC122890988 gene encoding olfactory receptor 6C4-like, protein MKNQTFLTEFILLGLTDIPEIKPIIFIFLLLTYIFSIIGNLTIITLTLLDSHLQTPMYFFLRNFSFLEISFTTTFTPRLLFSITTGNKTISFAGCFTQYFFAIFFGATEFYLLAAMSYDRYVAICRPLHYLTIMSSKVCIQLVLCSWLAGFLIIISPIILTSQLDFCASNILNHYYCDYGPLLEISCSDTRFLELLDFILAVVTLVVTLVLVIFSYTNIVWTVVRIPSAQQRKKAFSTCSSHMIVISLSYGSCIFMYIKPSAREGIAFNKGVAVLNTSVAPLLNPFIYTLRNKQVKQAFKDVTRKIVHLYSF, encoded by the coding sequence ATGAAAAACCAAACCTTTCTGACAGAATTCATTCTGTTGGGACTAACAGACATCCCAGAGATCAAACCTATAATCTTTATATTTCTCCTCCTCACCTACATATTCAGCATCATTGGAAACCTGACAATCATCACCCTTACACTACTGGACTCCCACCTCCAGACtcccatgtatttcttcctccGGAATTTCTCCTTCTTAGAAATTTCCTTCACAACCACTTTCACTCCCAGGCTGCTGTTCAGCATCACAACTGGCAACAAGACCATCAGCTTTGCTGGCTGTTTCACTCAGTATTTCTTTGCCATCTTCTTCGGAGCCACGGAGTTTTACCTTCTGGCTGCCATgtcctatgaccgctatgtggccatctgcagACCCTTGCATTACTTGACCATCATGAGCAGCAAGGTCTGCATCCAGCTGGTTCTCTGCTCTTGGTTGGCTGGATTTCTAATCATCATATCCCCAATCATCCTCACCAGTCAGCTGGATTTCTGTGCCTCCAACATACTGAACCATTACTATTGTGACTATGGACCCCTCCTAGAAATATCTTGCTCAGACACAAGATTCCTGGAGCTGCTTGACTTTATCTTAGCAGTTGTCACCTTGGTGGTCACCCTGGTACTGGTGATTTTCTCCTATACAAACATCGTCTGGACCGTCGTCAGGATcccttctgctcagcaaaggaaaaaggCCTTTTCCACGTGTTCTTCCCACATGATTGTCATCTCCCTCTCTTATGGCAGCTGCATCTTCATGTATATAAAGCCCTCAGCAAGAGAAGGAATTGCCTTCAATAAGGGAGTAGCTGTGCTCAATACCTCAGTTGCCCCTTTATTGAACCCATTCATTTACACTCTAAGgaacaaacaagtaaaacaaGCTTTCAAGGATGTCACCAGGAAAATAGtgcatctttattcattttaa